In the Tribolium castaneum strain GA2 chromosome 1, icTriCast1.1, whole genome shotgun sequence genome, one interval contains:
- the LOC103314151 gene encoding caspase-1: LKNLFIVSRMDHSDCDCLVIVVMSHGDNGKIYASDMDYRTNTLWKYFNARSCPTLAGKPKLFFIQACRGTGLHPSQKLHVEEDASSNDVSYTIPIMADILVMYSTVEGFYSWRDPKNGGYFIQSLVKQLRNHHRTKDLLTILTFVNREVAIDFTSLEPNHPRFSGRKQMCSIVSMLTRLMYFTQQQIKN, encoded by the exons ttaaaaaatctgttcATAGTGTCACGAATGGATCACAGTGATTGCGACTGTCTTGTGATAGTTGTGATGAGTCATGGAGACAATGGAAAAATATATGCTAGTGACATGGATTATCGTACAAACACCCTGTGGAAATATTTCAATGCGAGAAGTTGTCCCACGTTGGCGGGAAaaccaaaattgttttttattcag gcTTGCAGAGGTACAGGTCTGCACCCCAGCCAAAAACTTCACGTTGAAGAAGACGCTTCTTCAAACGATGTTTCTTACACAATTCCCATTATGGCAGACATTCTTGTGATGTATTCAACAGTTGAGGGGTTTTATTCATGGCGTGACCCCAAAAATGGTGGTTATTTTATCCAATCTTTGGTAAAACAGTTAAGAAATCACCACAGAACCAAAGATTTGTTGACAATTCTTACGTTTGTTAACCGGGAAGTGGCTATTGATTTTACGTCACTTGAGCCAAACCATCCTCGATTTTCAGGACGTAAACAAATGTGTTCTATTGTTAGTATGTTGACACGATTGATGTATTTCACACaacagcaaataaaaaattaa